One genomic region from Ornithinimicrobium flavum encodes:
- a CDS encoding NAD(P)H-binding protein, with product MNTPRTALVTGASGYVGGLLVPHLLEAGYAVRVLTRSGSLDAPWVSRVEVCRGDATQEEDLRAALRGVDVAYYLIHSMDGEGDFARRDRELAEGFARAAASETVGRIVYLSGLHPDGELSTHLASRVEVGEILLDSGVPTAVLQAATVIGRGSASFEMLRYLTARLPVMVAPRWLANRIQPVAVDDVMHWLVAAADLPAEVNRTFDIGGPDVLTYRDMMQVFAEETGLRRRLIYTLPVMTPWLASHWVGVVTPVGAGVAKPLVGSLVHEVVCQENDLEGLVGPPPGGATPYRESVRRAMAGVAPDPQHAAAKVGVGAATLVATSSLVLGVARRRRR from the coding sequence CCCGCACCTGCTCGAGGCCGGGTATGCCGTCCGCGTCCTGACCCGGTCCGGCTCCCTCGACGCGCCGTGGGTGTCCCGGGTGGAGGTGTGCCGCGGGGACGCGACGCAGGAGGAGGACCTCAGGGCGGCGCTGCGCGGGGTCGACGTGGCCTACTACCTCATCCACTCCATGGACGGGGAGGGCGACTTCGCCCGGCGCGACCGGGAGCTGGCCGAGGGGTTCGCCCGCGCCGCCGCGTCGGAGACCGTGGGCCGGATCGTCTACCTGTCCGGTCTGCACCCGGACGGCGAGCTCTCGACCCACCTCGCGTCGCGGGTGGAGGTGGGGGAGATCCTGCTCGACTCCGGGGTGCCGACCGCGGTGCTCCAGGCGGCCACCGTCATCGGCCGCGGATCCGCGAGCTTCGAGATGCTGCGCTACCTCACGGCCCGGTTGCCCGTCATGGTCGCGCCGCGCTGGCTGGCCAACCGCATCCAGCCGGTGGCCGTGGACGACGTGATGCACTGGCTGGTGGCGGCGGCGGACCTGCCGGCCGAGGTCAACCGCACCTTCGACATCGGAGGCCCGGACGTGCTGACCTACCGCGACATGATGCAGGTCTTCGCCGAGGAGACGGGGCTGCGCAGGCGGCTCATCTACACCCTGCCGGTGATGACCCCCTGGCTCGCCAGCCACTGGGTCGGTGTGGTGACACCCGTCGGCGCCGGGGTGGCCAAGCCGCTCGTGGGGTCGCTGGTCCACGAGGTCGTGTGCCAGGAGAACGACCTGGAGGGCCTGGTCGGTCCACCGCCCGGGGGAGCGACCCCCTACCGCGAGTCGGTCCGGCGCGCCATGGCGGGGGTGGCGCCCGACCCGCAGCATGCCGCAGCCAAGGTCGGGGTCGGTGCCGCCACCCTGGTGGCGACCTCCAGCCTGGTGCTGGGCGTGGCTCGTCGACGCCGGCGGTAG
- a CDS encoding Hsp20/alpha crystallin family protein: MLMRSDPFRELDRLSQQMFSGMNGTAARPSVMPMDAWREGDTFVIEFDLPGVRADSIDLDVERNVVTVRAERPVRDDEREMLAAERMRGVFSRQLVLGDNLDTGRIEASYDAGVLTLRVPVAEQAKPRKISVSTASSDGSQGPQEVSRSTERQAIDA; encoded by the coding sequence ATGCTCATGCGCAGCGATCCGTTCCGCGAGCTGGACCGGCTGTCGCAGCAGATGTTCTCGGGGATGAACGGCACGGCGGCCCGCCCCTCGGTCATGCCCATGGACGCGTGGCGGGAGGGCGACACCTTCGTCATCGAGTTCGACCTGCCTGGCGTCCGGGCCGACTCGATCGACCTGGACGTGGAGCGCAACGTCGTCACCGTGCGGGCCGAGCGTCCCGTCCGCGACGACGAGCGGGAGATGCTCGCCGCGGAGCGGATGCGGGGCGTGTTCAGCCGCCAACTGGTGCTGGGCGACAACCTCGACACCGGGCGGATCGAGGCGAGCTACGACGCGGGTGTGCTGACGCTGCGCGTCCCGGTCGCCGAGCAGGCCAAGCCACGCAAGATCAGCGTGTCGACGGCGTCCTCCGACGGCTCCCAGGGGCCGCAGGAGGTGTCCCGCTCGACCGAGCGGCAGGCGATCGACGCCTGA